A single Blastopirellula retiformator DNA region contains:
- a CDS encoding sialate O-acetylesterase encodes MKLRFRHLAAAALGLSALFSAGQLQAEVKVPALFTDHMVLQRDIPVVVWGTAAKGEEVAVSVASLEGKTTADGDGNWKVKLDALPAGGPHRLVIKGQNEIAIEDVLVGEVWVCSGQSNMQWPVSRANDHLLEEMTAKLPELRLITVPNRAAQSPQGDFNGKWEVCTPETVKDFSAVGYFFGRQLQQTLDVPVGLIDNSWGGSAAEAWVRRDVLEGEDRYAGMLDGWDKRVADYEAKMEAFKTASANGEKLEKPKDPGANGNHRPANLYNGCLAPIVGYGIRGAIWYQGESNAGRPQEYGHLFPLMISNWREDWQQGDFPFYWVQLADFMAEQPEPGESNWAILRESQTSTMDKLPNTGEAVIIDIGEGRDIHPRNKQDVAKRLARIALARDYGINVPYRSPRFKSLEVKGKKAVVTFDTFGIPLYSFDAKEPKGFAIAGADGQYVWADAKLVGEDKVEVWSSEVAEPVSVRYAWANNPVCTLQNNAGLPATPFRSDKPAE; translated from the coding sequence ATGAAGCTACGATTTCGCCACCTGGCCGCCGCGGCCCTTGGTTTGTCGGCGCTGTTTTCGGCCGGCCAACTGCAGGCCGAAGTAAAAGTGCCGGCCTTGTTTACTGATCACATGGTCCTGCAACGCGACATCCCGGTCGTCGTCTGGGGAACCGCCGCCAAAGGGGAAGAAGTCGCCGTCTCGGTCGCTTCGCTCGAAGGCAAAACGACCGCCGACGGCGATGGCAATTGGAAGGTCAAGTTGGATGCGCTCCCCGCCGGTGGTCCGCATCGCTTGGTGATCAAGGGCCAGAATGAAATCGCGATCGAAGACGTGCTGGTCGGCGAGGTCTGGGTTTGCTCCGGCCAGTCGAACATGCAGTGGCCGGTCTCGCGGGCCAACGATCATTTGCTGGAAGAGATGACCGCTAAGCTGCCCGAGCTGCGGTTGATCACTGTTCCCAATCGCGCCGCGCAATCGCCGCAAGGCGACTTCAATGGCAAATGGGAAGTTTGCACGCCGGAGACGGTCAAGGATTTCTCCGCCGTTGGCTACTTCTTTGGTCGCCAACTGCAGCAGACGCTCGACGTGCCGGTCGGTTTGATCGACAACTCGTGGGGCGGTTCAGCGGCGGAAGCCTGGGTGCGCCGCGACGTGTTGGAAGGAGAAGACCGTTACGCCGGCATGCTCGACGGTTGGGACAAACGAGTCGCCGACTACGAAGCGAAAATGGAAGCCTTCAAGACGGCCTCCGCCAATGGCGAAAAGCTAGAGAAGCCGAAAGACCCCGGCGCCAACGGCAACCATCGCCCGGCCAATCTGTACAACGGTTGCCTGGCGCCGATCGTCGGCTATGGAATTCGTGGCGCCATCTGGTACCAGGGAGAATCGAACGCCGGTCGTCCGCAAGAGTATGGTCATCTCTTCCCGCTGATGATTTCCAACTGGCGCGAAGATTGGCAGCAAGGGGACTTCCCGTTTTACTGGGTGCAGTTGGCCGACTTCATGGCCGAGCAGCCGGAGCCAGGCGAGAGCAACTGGGCGATCTTGCGCGAGTCGCAAACCTCGACGATGGACAAGCTGCCCAACACCGGCGAAGCGGTCATCATCGACATCGGCGAAGGTCGCGACATTCATCCCCGCAACAAGCAAGACGTCGCCAAGCGTCTGGCGCGTATCGCGCTGGCTCGCGACTACGGCATCAACGTTCCGTATCGCAGCCCGCGATTCAAGAGCCTGGAAGTGAAGGGGAAGAAGGCGGTCGTGACGTTTGATACGTTCGGCATTCCGCTCTATTCGTTCGACGCCAAAGAGCCGAAAGGTTTCGCCATCGCCGGCGCCGACGGCCAGTATGTCTGGGCCGACGCCAAGCTGGTCGGTGAAGACAAGGTCGAAGTCTGGAGCAGCGAAGTCGCCGAGCCGGTCAGCGTTCGCTACGCGTGGGCCAACAACCCGGTCTGCACGCTGCAAAACAACGCAGGCCTTCCCGCTACGCCGTTCCGCAGCGACAAGCCGGCCGAATAA
- a CDS encoding 3-keto-disaccharide hydrolase, with translation MLKRIVPALMLGLALCSFSHAEDKEGFQPLFNGKNLEGFTKHGGKATYAIEGDEIVGTSTLNTPNTFLCTDKEYGDFILEVDFKVDPKLNSGIQIRSQVFAEDKEIEVGDGKTKKMSKDRVHGYQVEIDPSARAWSGGIYDEARRGWLNNLKDNPEAQKAFKQDDWNHYRIECRGDSIKTWINGVPAADLKDGLTSKGLIALQVHGIGNDKSKDGTQVRWKNIMIKELD, from the coding sequence ATGTTGAAGCGAATCGTACCGGCCCTGATGCTGGGCTTAGCTCTCTGCTCGTTCTCGCACGCAGAAGATAAGGAAGGTTTCCAGCCGCTGTTTAACGGCAAGAACCTGGAAGGCTTTACCAAACATGGCGGCAAGGCGACCTACGCGATCGAAGGGGACGAAATCGTCGGCACCTCGACGCTGAACACGCCCAACACCTTCTTGTGCACCGACAAGGAATATGGCGACTTCATCCTGGAAGTCGACTTCAAAGTCGATCCGAAGCTCAACTCGGGCATCCAGATTCGCAGCCAGGTCTTTGCCGAAGACAAGGAAATTGAAGTCGGAGACGGCAAGACGAAGAAGATGTCCAAAGATCGCGTTCATGGTTACCAGGTCGAAATCGATCCTTCCGCCCGCGCTTGGAGCGGCGGCATCTATGACGAAGCGCGACGCGGCTGGTTGAACAACCTGAAGGACAACCCGGAAGCGCAGAAGGCGTTCAAGCAAGACGATTGGAATCACTACCGCATCGAATGCCGCGGCGACTCGATCAAGACCTGGATCAACGGCGTGCCGGCCGCTGACCTGAAGGATGGCCTGACGTCGAAAGGCTTGATCGCCCTGCAGGTGCATGGCATCGGCAACGACAAGTCGAAGGATGGTACCCAAGTTCGCTGGAAGAACATCATGATCAAAGAGCTCGACTAA
- a CDS encoding site-2 protease family protein, producing the protein MNLSAPQPTSFDFNFNAFGIPVRVSAYFWIMAGLIGYTFAQGGNGIADPRVFGLTVVVIFLSILIHELGHAVLMRWYGFSPSITLYHLGGLAHYDGGFNPHGASYRRAGNSTWAQIAISFAGPLAGFLFAGATVLILVGAGFLSGRPPLAWDILFGGGEVLGDATSGVRSLVWIILFINIWWGVFNLLPVYPLDGGQIARELFLWLTPYNGLRYSLFASIGFAILAAMFCMSLHQTFLVIMFAIMAMGNYQQLSGGNSFGGRPW; encoded by the coding sequence GTGAACCTTAGCGCTCCGCAGCCGACCAGTTTCGACTTCAACTTCAACGCCTTCGGCATTCCGGTCCGCGTCAGCGCTTACTTCTGGATCATGGCAGGCCTGATCGGTTATACGTTTGCCCAGGGAGGAAACGGCATCGCCGATCCGCGGGTATTTGGCCTGACGGTCGTGGTGATCTTCCTATCGATTCTGATTCATGAACTAGGCCACGCCGTCTTGATGCGGTGGTACGGCTTCTCTCCCAGCATCACGCTTTATCATCTGGGCGGCTTGGCGCACTACGACGGCGGGTTCAATCCCCATGGCGCTTCGTATCGCCGCGCCGGCAATTCGACTTGGGCGCAAATTGCGATTTCATTCGCAGGGCCATTGGCAGGCTTCTTATTCGCTGGAGCGACGGTCTTGATTCTAGTCGGCGCCGGTTTCCTGTCGGGTCGACCTCCGCTGGCCTGGGATATCCTCTTCGGCGGCGGCGAAGTCCTGGGCGACGCAACCAGCGGCGTGCGATCGCTCGTCTGGATCATCTTGTTCATCAACATCTGGTGGGGCGTGTTCAACCTGCTGCCGGTGTATCCTTTGGACGGCGGACAGATCGCGCGCGAACTGTTCCTCTGGCTCACGCCCTACAACGGCTTGCGCTATTCGCTGTTCGCGTCGATCGGGTTTGCGATCCTGGCGGCGATGTTCTGCATGAGCTTACATCAGACCTTTCTAGTGATCATGTTCGCCATAATGGCGATGGGTAACTACCAACAACTCTCCGGAGGGAATTCGTTTGGCGGACGTCCCTGGTAA